The Linepithema humile isolate Giens D197 chromosome 2, Lhum_UNIL_v1.0, whole genome shotgun sequence genome has a segment encoding these proteins:
- the Pop5 gene encoding ribonuclease P/MRP protein subunit POP5, translating to MVRFKNRYIVLEVKPYNKNNEQLMFKNTALAHAVNKKVQYLYGDFGAAAIRDGFDVKYCNKHTKIALIKTRHGPHKFVLRASPLINEVGGQQVKTSILYIGATMKHCFLFIRKHQEKKLEQMWSRLRTENERKEMETALMTLTPAMKDFK from the exons ATGGTTCGCTTCAAAAACAG ATACATTGTTCTCGAAGTAAAGCcgtataacaaaaataatgaacaattaatgtttaaaaatacggCTCTAGCACATGCTGTTAATAAGAAGGTACAATATTTATACGGTGATTTTGGAGCAGCAGCAATAAGGGATGGCTTTGATG TAAAATACTGCaataaacatacaaaaataGCATTGATAAAGACTAGACATGGGCCTCATAAATTTGTATTGCGTGCCAGCCCATTGATAAATGAAGTAGGTGGACAACAGGTTAAAACAAGTATTCTATATATTGGAGCCACCATGAAacattgttttcttttcatcAGG aaacatCAAGAGAAAAAGCTGGAACAAATGTGGTCAAGATTACGGACAGAAAATGAGAGGAAAGAAATGGAGACAGCTTTAATGACTTTGACGCCTGCTATGAAagattttaagtaa